The sequence CGGCAGCATCGAGATCCGCTTCTTCGAACCCAGCGCCCTGGTGCCGCCGCTCGAGACTTTCGACGCGGTCTCCGTCGGCGCCATCGACGCGGCCTTCTCCACCCCGGGCTTTTGGGGCGGCAAGGTGCCCGCGCTCCAGGTCTTCGCGGCCCTGCCCTTCGGCCCGTCCTCGCCCGAATACATGGCCTGGTTCTATTTCGGCGGCGGCAAGGAGATCTTCGACGAGATCTACGCGAAATACGGCATCAAGTCGGTGATGTGCGGCATGCTGGCGCCCGAGGGCTCCGGCTGGTTCCGCAACGAGGTCAAGAGCGTGGAGGACCTTGCGGGCCTCAAGCTGCGCTTCTTCGGTCTCGGCGCCAAGGCGCTGGAGAAGTTCGGCGTCTCGGCCCAGCTGCTGGCGGCTCCCGACGTCTATCCGGCGCTCGATCGCGGTGTCATCGACGGCCTGGAATTCGTGCAGCCGGCCATCGACCTCAACATGGGCTTCTGGCAGATCGCCAAGCACTACTACTTCCCCGGCTGGCACCAGCAGTCGACCTTCTTCGACCTGATGATCAACAAGGACCGCTGGGACGCCTTGAGCGAGACCCAGCAGGCCCAGATCGAGGCGGTGTGCGGCGACAACGTGCGCTACGGCATCGCCGAGGGCGAGGCGATCCAGCTGCCGGCGCTCAAGGAGCTGCAGGAGAAGGGCGTGCAGCTGCACCGCTGGTCGGACGAGGATCTGGCCAAGCTGAAGGCCGCGTCGGAAGAGGTCATCGCCGAGCAGGTCGCGGCCGATCCCGACTTCAAGCGGGCCTACGAGAGCTTCTCCAGCTTCCGGGCGGACTACGCCACCTGGAAGGAGCTGGGGTACCTCAAGTAAGCCATGACCCTCCTTCTGGCTTCGGCCCAATTCCTGAAGGCGTTCGCGCGGCGGTTGGGACAGGCGGCGGCATGGTTCGTCGTCCTCCTGATCCTGACCGTTGTCGTGGATGTGATCACGCGCCGCTTCGTGGTGCTCGGCTCGACCAAGCTGCAAGACCTGGAGTGGCATTTCCATGCCGCTCTGTTCCTCTTCTCCCTCGGCTATGCCTATGTCGAGGGCGAGCATGTGCGCATCGACGTCCTGCACACCCGCTTCGGCGAGACGACCGTCGCGGTCATCGAGCTGATCGGCGCGCTGCTCTTCGTCGTACCGTTCTGCGTGATCGTCCTCTATTACGGCTGGACCTTCGTGGAGCGCTCCTACCTGCTCGGCGAAGCCTCGGCCTCGCAGACGGGCCTCACCCATCGCTGGATCATCAAGTCGGCCCTGCTCATCGGCTTCGCCACGCTGCTCTCCGCAGCGCTGGGCGTCATCGCCGAGCAGATCGCCCGGCTGATGGGGGCCGCGCCCCCGCCGGCGCCTCCCTCCCGGCACGAGGAGGTGGGCCTGTGAGCACGTTCGAAGTCGTTCTGCCGCTGACCATGCTCGGCGGTCTGGTGCTGATCCTGTTCTCCGGCTTTCCGGTCGCCTTCTGCCTTGCCGGCGTCGGCCTTGCCTTCGCCGCCCTCGGCGCCGCGCTCGACATGTTCTACCCCATGCAGCTGTTCCTCATCGTCAGCCGCATCTGGGGGTCGATCGCGGAGAACCTCGTCCTCGTCGCCATCCCCATGTTCATCTTCATGGGGATCATGCTGGAAAAGAGCGGCGTCGCCCGCCACCTGCTGGAAATCCTCTCGGTGCTGATGCGCCGGGTGCCCGGTGGGCTGGCGCTCGCCGTCGTCCTGATGGGCACCATCATGGCGGCGACGACCGGCATCGTCGGCGCCTCGGTGGTGATGCTGGCCATGCTCGCCCTGCCGGTGATGGTCGACCGGGGCTACGACAAGGGCATGACCTCCGGGGTCATCGCCGCCTCCGGCACGCTCGGCATCCTCATCCCGCCCTCGATCATGCTGGTGGTGATGGGCGACATGTTGGCGATCCCGGTCGGCGACCTGTTCGCTGGCGCGGTCATCCCCGGTCTGCTGCTGTCCGGCCTCTACCTTGTCTTCATCGTCGTCATGGCGCTGATCCGGCCGGACCGCATGCCCCGAATGGCAAAGCCGGGGGACGAGGCCGCCGCCGACATCTGGATGCTGGTGCTCAAGGGCTTCGTGCCGCCCACCCTGCTGGTGGTCTTCGTGCTCGGCTCCATCGTCGGCGGCCTTGCCACCCCGACGGAGGCCGCCGGCATCGGCGCCTTCGGGGCAACGCTGCTTGCCCTGTTCAACGGCCGGCTGTCCTTCGGCCTCCTGCGCGAGGTGGCACGCGGCACCGCGCTCACCAATGCGATGATCTTCGGCATCTTCTGCGGTGCGACGCTGTTTTCCTACGTCTTCCGCGAGCTCGGCGGCGACGATGCCATCATCCATGTGATCGACCTGCTCGACCTGCATGACTGGACGCTCGTCGTCCTGCTGATGGCGATCATCTTCCTGCTCGGCTTCTTCTTCGACTGGCTGGAGATCACCCTGATCATCCTGCCCGTCTTCCGGCCCATCGTCCTGTCGCTGGACCTCGGCGACACGGTGCCCTCCGACCAGCTTCTGCTATGGTTCGCCATCGTCGTCGCGGTCAACCTGCAGACCTCCTACCTCACCCCTCCCTTCGGGCCGGCGCTGTTCTACCTTCGGCAGGCAGGCCACGCCCATCTCACCCTGGGAGACATCTACAAGGGGGTGATCCCCTTCACGCTTCTCCAGCTCACCGGCCTCGGGCTTTGCCTGCTGTTCCCGGCGCTGGTTCTCTGGCTGCCCGGCGCCCTCGGTTACTGAACCAGGCACCGGGCCCCGCCCAACCCGAAAGGAAACGCATGTCCCGTACTGTCATCGCTCCTCCGTCCGTCACCGTGCCCGGCGTGCCGCTGTCGCCGGCCGTCGCCTATGGCGATCTCGTCTTCGTCTCCGGCCAGCTGCCCATCGACCCGGCGACCGGCCAGCTGGTGGAGGGCGTCGAGGCGCAGACACAGGCCTCGCTCGACAACCTCAGGACCGTGCTGGAAGCCGCC comes from Stappia sp. 28M-7 and encodes:
- a CDS encoding TRAP transporter substrate-binding protein → MKITGLLRGAAIALLATTAFVTGAKAEDAKVKWKMAGTFSSSLPQLGTLGKRLEAQIAKVSGGSIEIRFFEPSALVPPLETFDAVSVGAIDAAFSTPGFWGGKVPALQVFAALPFGPSSPEYMAWFYFGGGKEIFDEIYAKYGIKSVMCGMLAPEGSGWFRNEVKSVEDLAGLKLRFFGLGAKALEKFGVSAQLLAAPDVYPALDRGVIDGLEFVQPAIDLNMGFWQIAKHYYFPGWHQQSTFFDLMINKDRWDALSETQQAQIEAVCGDNVRYGIAEGEAIQLPALKELQEKGVQLHRWSDEDLAKLKAASEEVIAEQVAADPDFKRAYESFSSFRADYATWKELGYLK
- a CDS encoding TRAP transporter small permease subunit, whose amino-acid sequence is MTLLLASAQFLKAFARRLGQAAAWFVVLLILTVVVDVITRRFVVLGSTKLQDLEWHFHAALFLFSLGYAYVEGEHVRIDVLHTRFGETTVAVIELIGALLFVVPFCVIVLYYGWTFVERSYLLGEASASQTGLTHRWIIKSALLIGFATLLSAALGVIAEQIARLMGAAPPPAPPSRHEEVGL
- a CDS encoding TRAP transporter large permease subunit, producing MSTFEVVLPLTMLGGLVLILFSGFPVAFCLAGVGLAFAALGAALDMFYPMQLFLIVSRIWGSIAENLVLVAIPMFIFMGIMLEKSGVARHLLEILSVLMRRVPGGLALAVVLMGTIMAATTGIVGASVVMLAMLALPVMVDRGYDKGMTSGVIAASGTLGILIPPSIMLVVMGDMLAIPVGDLFAGAVIPGLLLSGLYLVFIVVMALIRPDRMPRMAKPGDEAAADIWMLVLKGFVPPTLLVVFVLGSIVGGLATPTEAAGIGAFGATLLALFNGRLSFGLLREVARGTALTNAMIFGIFCGATLFSYVFRELGGDDAIIHVIDLLDLHDWTLVVLLMAIIFLLGFFFDWLEITLIILPVFRPIVLSLDLGDTVPSDQLLLWFAIVVAVNLQTSYLTPPFGPALFYLRQAGHAHLTLGDIYKGVIPFTLLQLTGLGLCLLFPALVLWLPGALGY
- a CDS encoding RidA family protein; the protein is MSRTVIAPPSVTVPGVPLSPAVAYGDLVFVSGQLPIDPATGQLVEGVEAQTQASLDNLRTVLEAAGASLASVLKTTVFLKNMDDFAAMNGVYAKAFPSEPPARSAIEVARLPKDALVEIEAVAVRVK